The following are encoded in a window of Candidatus Methylomirabilis limnetica genomic DNA:
- the topA gene encoding type I DNA topoisomerase, translated as MPKSLVIVESPAKAKTIGKYLGEAFVVTASMGHVRDLPAKSLSVDVEHDFAPQYEIIVGREKVVSALKKAAKTADAIYLAADPDREGEAICWHLKQELGATKKPVHRVTFNEITKHAVQEAFNHPSIIDQRLVDAQQTRRILDRLVGYQISPILWDKVKRGISAGRVQSVALRLIVDRDREIRAFVKAEYWSVDVSLAGRTPPPFVARLHKIDGERVNLSNQEETDAVSDQLSSVSYQVADLTRKEKRRNPVPPFTTSKLQQESVRKLRFTAKRAMQIAQQLYEGIEIGEEGAVGLITYMRTDSVRVSGEAQAEAARYISERFGQAFVPERPPVYRSGRGAQEAHEAVRPTSVYRDPASLRRFLTKDQLALYSLIWNRFVASQMPPALYDVTTVTIQGGRFTLRASGRHQRFAGFMQVYIEGKDEASETKPAEAKDETAEETAVEEEAELAIPPLEVGEQLRLLDVTPAQHFTQPLPRYTEATLVKELEEQGIGRPSTYAAILSVIQNRDYVVKAQGKFRPTELGGIVVDLLVESFPHVMDYEFTARMETTLDEIEEGQKNWIEEMHRFYGPFSQWVKEAAVGMRNIKAMEEKTDEICERCGNKMVIRWGRFGRFLACTNYPECKGTRELPPELKEENGIEDEVNASGEAKAEPCDNCGRPMVMKRGRFGAFLGCSGYPECKTIRKLSQTEASSARPAPQPTNEVCDKCGNPMVLREGRFGRFLSCGSYPTCKNIRPISIGVNCPQCTSPLSERRTKRGRVFYGCTAYPKCAFALWDRPVQEPCPRCGAAFLAEKKLKGGGVSIRCVTEGCAYVRETDAAVKANA; from the coding sequence GTGCCTAAGTCATTAGTGATTGTCGAGTCGCCTGCAAAGGCCAAAACGATCGGTAAATATCTCGGGGAGGCGTTCGTCGTGACGGCCTCGATGGGCCATGTCCGCGATCTGCCCGCTAAGTCGCTGAGCGTTGACGTAGAGCACGACTTCGCCCCGCAGTACGAGATCATTGTGGGCAGAGAGAAGGTCGTATCGGCCCTGAAGAAGGCGGCCAAGACGGCTGACGCCATCTATCTTGCGGCCGATCCGGATCGGGAGGGAGAGGCTATCTGCTGGCATCTCAAGCAGGAGCTTGGCGCTACCAAGAAACCTGTCCACCGCGTGACCTTCAACGAGATTACGAAGCACGCGGTGCAGGAGGCGTTCAATCATCCGTCCATAATAGACCAGCGGCTGGTGGATGCCCAACAGACCAGAAGGATTCTGGATCGTCTGGTTGGCTACCAGATTAGTCCGATCCTCTGGGACAAGGTGAAGCGCGGCATTTCTGCCGGCCGAGTTCAGTCGGTAGCCCTTCGTCTCATCGTTGATCGAGATCGAGAGATCAGGGCGTTCGTCAAGGCCGAGTACTGGTCGGTCGATGTCTCCCTGGCAGGCCGTACCCCCCCGCCGTTCGTGGCAAGGCTCCATAAGATCGACGGCGAACGGGTGAACCTGTCTAATCAGGAGGAGACCGACGCTGTTAGCGATCAGCTATCATCTGTCAGCTATCAGGTAGCGGACCTGACCAGGAAAGAGAAGCGTCGCAACCCGGTCCCGCCGTTTACGACCAGTAAGCTGCAGCAGGAATCCGTCCGAAAGCTTCGCTTCACAGCTAAGCGGGCGATGCAGATCGCTCAACAACTCTACGAAGGGATCGAGATCGGAGAGGAGGGCGCCGTTGGTCTTATCACCTACATGCGGACTGACTCGGTCCGCGTCTCTGGAGAAGCCCAGGCCGAGGCGGCCCGCTATATCTCCGAACGGTTCGGTCAGGCGTTTGTGCCCGAGCGGCCCCCGGTCTACCGCAGCGGCCGTGGCGCCCAGGAAGCCCACGAAGCGGTTCGCCCGACCTCAGTCTATCGGGATCCGGCATCGCTCCGTAGGTTTCTTACGAAGGATCAACTCGCCCTCTACAGCCTGATCTGGAACCGCTTCGTTGCGTCTCAGATGCCGCCGGCTCTCTACGACGTAACCACTGTTACGATCCAGGGTGGGCGGTTCACGCTTCGGGCAAGCGGTCGGCACCAGCGGTTCGCCGGATTCATGCAGGTCTACATCGAGGGGAAGGATGAGGCGTCAGAGACCAAGCCGGCGGAGGCCAAGGACGAAACGGCTGAAGAGACGGCCGTCGAGGAAGAGGCCGAATTAGCGATACCTCCTCTCGAGGTTGGGGAACAGTTGCGGTTGCTCGATGTGACCCCTGCCCAGCACTTTACGCAGCCGCTGCCCCGCTACACAGAGGCGACCCTGGTGAAGGAGTTGGAGGAACAGGGGATCGGACGCCCCAGCACCTACGCGGCCATCCTGAGTGTCATCCAGAACCGCGACTATGTGGTGAAGGCGCAGGGTAAATTCCGGCCCACTGAGCTCGGCGGGATCGTCGTCGATCTGTTGGTGGAAAGCTTCCCTCATGTGATGGACTATGAGTTCACGGCCAGGATGGAGACCACCCTGGATGAGATCGAAGAGGGGCAGAAGAACTGGATTGAGGAGATGCATCGCTTCTATGGGCCCTTTTCCCAATGGGTGAAGGAAGCCGCAGTCGGAATGCGGAATATCAAGGCGATGGAGGAAAAGACCGACGAGATCTGCGAGCGGTGCGGCAATAAGATGGTGATTCGCTGGGGCCGGTTCGGCCGCTTCCTGGCCTGCACCAATTACCCTGAGTGCAAGGGAACCCGCGAATTGCCGCCAGAGCTCAAAGAGGAGAACGGGATCGAGGATGAGGTTAACGCCTCCGGCGAGGCCAAGGCAGAACCATGCGACAACTGCGGACGGCCTATGGTGATGAAGCGCGGTAGATTTGGAGCCTTCCTGGGTTGCTCCGGATACCCTGAGTGTAAAACAATCCGGAAGCTCTCGCAGACGGAGGCTTCGAGTGCGCGGCCTGCGCCGCAGCCGACTAATGAGGTCTGTGACAAGTGCGGTAACCCGATGGTGCTGCGGGAGGGGCGATTCGGCCGCTTCCTTTCGTGCGGGAGCTACCCGACCTGCAAGAACATACGGCCCATCTCTATTGGGGTCAACTGTCCGCAATGCACGAGCCCTCTCTCGGAGCGACGCACCAAACGGGGCCGAGTCTTCTATGGGTGCACCGCGTATCCCAAGTGCGCCTTTGCCCTATGGGATCGTCCGGTCCAGGAACCCTGCCCACGGTGCGGGGCCGCATTCCTGGCAGAGAAGAAGCTGAAGGGCGGCGGGGTCTCGATCCGTTGTGTGACCGAAGGATGTGCCTACGTACGGGAGACCGATGCGGCGGTAAAGGCGAACGCGTGA
- the dprA gene encoding DNA-processing protein DprA, whose product MVANTDGRPTERDAWLALGLIPEVGAATFYRLVQGLGSAEAVLRAKAGALEQVPGISQQVARAIVSFPWQDALDRELRVIETRGLGLIRFGDEGYPELLAAIHSPPPILYVRGTIEPEDRVAVAIVGSRQASQYGSAMAEQISGELAERGVTIVSGMARGIDAAAHRSALRAAGRTIAVLGCGLGVTYPPEHAELADQIAEQGALISEFPIFTPPKPGHFPQRNRIISGLARGIVVIEAGLKSGAMITANYALEQGREVFAVPGQVTSRSSRGCHQLIKAGAKLTEGWEDILEEIELQMTPGSQVVRDPTPVSRSLAQEEILIIDAMEAGPMQIDDLIGRTQLPAGQMASLLLSLMLKGMIEELPGKSFAKRLRPPHGAGSRV is encoded by the coding sequence ATGGTGGCTAATACCGACGGACGTCCTACAGAGCGAGATGCCTGGTTGGCGCTCGGTCTGATCCCCGAGGTTGGTGCGGCGACGTTTTACCGCTTGGTGCAGGGGCTTGGGTCAGCCGAGGCCGTGCTCAGGGCAAAGGCCGGGGCGCTCGAGCAGGTTCCAGGTATCAGCCAGCAGGTCGCGCGAGCAATCGTCTCCTTTCCCTGGCAGGATGCCCTTGACCGGGAGCTGCGAGTGATCGAGACACGAGGTCTCGGCCTCATACGGTTCGGTGACGAGGGGTACCCTGAGCTGCTGGCAGCCATCCATTCCCCTCCGCCGATTCTCTATGTGCGGGGCACAATTGAACCGGAAGATCGGGTGGCTGTCGCGATTGTCGGTTCCCGACAGGCCAGCCAGTACGGTAGCGCAATGGCCGAGCAAATCAGCGGGGAGCTCGCAGAGCGCGGGGTGACGATCGTGAGCGGAATGGCCCGTGGAATAGATGCGGCAGCGCATCGTAGCGCGCTGCGCGCTGCCGGCCGGACCATTGCGGTGTTGGGATGCGGACTTGGGGTGACCTATCCCCCCGAGCACGCAGAACTCGCCGACCAGATTGCCGAACAGGGCGCCCTGATCAGCGAGTTTCCCATCTTCACGCCGCCCAAGCCTGGACACTTCCCGCAGCGTAACCGGATCATCAGCGGTCTGGCGCGCGGTATAGTGGTGATTGAAGCCGGACTGAAGAGCGGGGCTATGATAACGGCTAACTACGCGCTAGAGCAGGGGCGTGAAGTCTTCGCTGTTCCCGGGCAGGTTACATCCCGATCCAGTCGCGGGTGCCACCAGCTTATCAAGGCGGGTGCGAAACTGACGGAAGGCTGGGAGGATATCTTGGAGGAGATTGAGCTACAGATGACTCCTGGATCGCAGGTCGTGCGAGATCCGACCCCTGTCAGCCGTTCCCTTGCGCAGGAAGAGATCCTGATCATTGATGCCATGGAGGCCGGGCCCATGCAGATCGATGACCTGATCGGCCGGACTCAGCTTCCGGCCGGACAGATGGCCTCACTGCTGCTGTCACTGATGCTGAAGGGCATGATTGAGGAGCTACCAGGGAAAAGTTTTGCGAAGCGGCTCAGGCCCCCGCACGGGGCAGGGTCTAGGGTATAG
- a CDS encoding D-alanyl-D-alanine carboxypeptidase family protein — MERGKKWVALIALSILFAASMPAWARSSRPARGREDLALPSASSLPVRRTRISLTANLSVPTRQTDRWGATSDLGWFLADPEQLSAASALLMDADTGAILFARHHMERRSPASTTKIMTALLILEEGRLDEKVVITERAAAVTGTGLGLRRGQQITLRDLLWAILIKSANDAALAAAEHIGGSEEGFVSRMNAKAGSLGMEGTHFTNPHGLDNPDHYSTAYDLAILARQALRNPTFARMVQTREAHLAILTGRNGKVVKRMVIRTHNQLLGQFAGADGVKTGYTEQAGRCLVASATRGDHRLITVLLNDSRRWAEAAALLEYGFAALGGRAPSLGVSDGGSTDTPRGEGG; from the coding sequence ATGGAAAGAGGGAAGAAGTGGGTCGCTCTCATCGCGTTGAGTATCCTCTTTGCCGCCAGTATGCCGGCTTGGGCGAGGTCTTCGCGCCCTGCGAGGGGTCGAGAAGATCTTGCCCTACCATCGGCTTCGAGCCTGCCTGTGCGTCGCACACGGATAAGTCTCACCGCGAATCTGTCTGTACCGACACGGCAGACAGATCGGTGGGGCGCTACCTCTGACCTCGGCTGGTTTCTGGCCGATCCTGAGCAGTTAAGTGCAGCGTCAGCGCTGTTGATGGATGCCGACACAGGCGCGATCCTGTTTGCCAGGCATCACATGGAGCGGCGTTCCCCGGCCAGCACCACAAAGATCATGACGGCGCTCCTCATCCTGGAGGAGGGGCGACTGGACGAGAAGGTGGTCATCACTGAGCGGGCGGCTGCCGTCACGGGGACTGGACTTGGGCTCAGACGCGGCCAGCAGATCACGCTCAGAGACCTATTGTGGGCGATTCTGATCAAATCTGCGAACGATGCCGCGTTGGCGGCGGCCGAACATATCGGCGGGAGCGAAGAGGGGTTTGTCTCCCGGATGAATGCGAAGGCGGGCTCTCTCGGGATGGAGGGAACACATTTTACGAATCCCCACGGACTTGACAACCCGGATCACTACTCGACCGCCTATGACTTGGCGATCCTCGCCCGCCAGGCGTTGCGTAATCCGACATTCGCCCGTATGGTGCAGACCCGGGAGGCTCATCTCGCTATCCTGACGGGGCGGAACGGAAAGGTGGTAAAGCGGATGGTGATTCGAACCCATAATCAGCTTCTCGGACAGTTTGCCGGTGCGGATGGCGTCAAGACCGGCTATACCGAACAGGCTGGTCGCTGTCTCGTAGCGTCGGCTACGCGGGGCGACCATCGACTGATCACTGTTCTCCTCAACGATTCCCGTCGGTGGGCCGAGGCCGCAGCGCTGCTGGAGTATGGTTTTGCCGCCCTCGGCGGGCGGGCGCCCAGCCTTGGGGTTTCCGATGGGGGTTCTACCGATACGCCAAGAGGCGAAGGGGGCTGA
- a CDS encoding D-sedoheptulose-7-phosphate isomerase has product MNLEPGTSHSHRGIAEAIFRESAELKLAFLEGHLDLVVRVAVAIAKALRAGRKILIFGNGGSAADAQHIAGELVNRFLLDRPALPAIALTTDGTVLTSISNDRDYAQVFARQVEALGSAGDVAIGISTSGQSSSVVCGIETAGKMQLCTVAFAGGDGGKLAGLADYAFVVPSRSTPRIQEVHATLGHALCQLVETDLFGTS; this is encoded by the coding sequence TTGAACCTTGAACCCGGAACCTCTCATTCGCATCGGGGCATTGCCGAGGCGATATTCCGTGAGAGCGCTGAGCTCAAGCTAGCCTTCCTGGAAGGCCACCTGGACCTGGTGGTCCGTGTGGCGGTAGCCATTGCGAAGGCCCTGCGGGCCGGAAGGAAGATCTTGATCTTCGGAAACGGCGGAAGTGCGGCCGACGCCCAGCATATTGCAGGTGAGCTCGTGAACCGTTTCCTGCTCGATCGGCCGGCGCTACCTGCCATCGCTCTGACGACCGATGGCACCGTTCTGACCAGCATCAGTAATGATCGGGACTACGCTCAGGTCTTTGCGCGCCAGGTTGAAGCCTTGGGCTCTGCCGGCGATGTTGCCATTGGGATCAGTACCAGCGGCCAGTCCTCCAGTGTCGTGTGCGGGATAGAAACGGCAGGCAAGATGCAGCTCTGTACAGTTGCGTTCGCCGGCGGGGATGGGGGAAAGCTCGCCGGGCTGGCAGATTATGCATTCGTGGTCCCCTCTCGATCAACACCCAGGATACAGGAAGTCCACGCGACGCTTGGGCACGCCCTCTGTCAACTGGTTGAAACCGATCTGTTCGGCACGTCGTAG
- the secF gene encoding protein translocase subunit SecF has product MMEILGKTKVDFVAWRRTAFTVSAVLCLLGIVSIIQIGRGAANLGIDFAGGTSVQLKFSKPVDLGRVRTLLAESGLKDSEPQQFAGGDRIMVRLKRAEGSQAGMAQRVQDIFSKGLPDNPFVVEGTNEVGPAIGKDLQKAALWAIAFSMIGIIAYIAWRFEFKFGIAAAIATLHDVLAVLGFFYVLNGEITLLIITALLTLAGYSLTDTVVVFDRIRENLQGRRKESLGDVINMSINEVLSRTIVTSLTVLLVLLALFMLGGEVLHDFSLALIAGVCVGTYSSWFVASPIVYEWRTWERSKLKAPVKAKVKG; this is encoded by the coding sequence ATGATGGAGATTCTCGGTAAGACAAAGGTCGATTTCGTTGCCTGGCGGAGGACTGCGTTCACGGTTTCGGCAGTTCTGTGCCTTCTCGGAATTGTCTCGATCATTCAGATCGGGCGCGGCGCGGCTAATCTCGGAATTGACTTCGCCGGCGGCACCTCTGTTCAGCTCAAGTTCAGCAAGCCGGTAGATCTTGGTCGGGTCAGAACGCTGCTGGCAGAGAGTGGCCTGAAGGATAGTGAGCCCCAGCAGTTCGCCGGTGGGGACCGCATCATGGTTCGCTTGAAGCGGGCAGAGGGTAGTCAGGCCGGAATGGCCCAGCGGGTGCAGGACATCTTCTCGAAAGGGTTACCTGATAATCCGTTCGTGGTGGAGGGGACGAATGAGGTCGGGCCAGCCATAGGAAAGGACCTCCAAAAAGCTGCTCTGTGGGCTATTGCCTTTTCCATGATCGGCATCATCGCCTATATTGCCTGGCGCTTCGAGTTCAAGTTCGGGATAGCGGCGGCCATCGCCACCCTGCATGATGTCCTGGCTGTTCTAGGGTTTTTTTATGTGTTGAACGGGGAGATCACCCTCCTCATCATCACTGCGTTGCTCACCCTCGCCGGATATTCGCTGACAGATACCGTAGTGGTCTTCGACCGGATCCGTGAGAATCTTCAAGGCCGACGGAAAGAATCGCTGGGAGACGTCATCAACATGAGTATCAATGAGGTCTTGAGCCGAACTATTGTGACGTCGCTCACAGTCCTCCTGGTCTTGCTAGCCCTCTTCATGCTAGGTGGGGAGGTGCTCCACGATTTTTCACTTGCACTGATCGCCGGTGTCTGCGTTGGCACCTACTCTTCCTGGTTTGTAGCCTCCCCCATTGTCTATGAGTGGCGTACGTGGGAGCGATCCAAGCTGAAAGCTCCCGTCAAGGCCAAGGTCAAGGGATAA
- the secD gene encoding protein translocase subunit SecD yields MKKTVRWKIFSLLLVTVIAGYYLFPTLSGRSSLPSLLPPLLPRAERLNLGLDLQGGMHLVLEVVTEKAVENTVDRLITELRREIEKEKIAVEQMTREGIDRIRIRLQAKEGMDGLRRILKSYSNLQQSGGADPAELSLSLTSSEIKRIQESTIQQSLETIRNRVDQFGVAEPHIIQEGDRRIIVQLPGIKEPQRAINLIGKTALLEFKMVAEDANIAEAVAGKVPEGGELLYIRRTEEGENVSKTPLVVQKRAVLTGDLLTSAQVQIEGQTNQPVVSIAFDREGTRLFGEATAANVGRRMAIVLDDTIYSAPVIREKIPGGKAQISGSFTMEEARDLAIVLRAGALPAPVNIISNLTVGPSLGQDSIEKGMRAAILGGALVIVFMAVYYRLSGVIANFALLLNLIWLVGALASLRATLTLPGIAGIILGIGMAVDSNVLILERIREELRLGKGVRSAIDGGYDKAFLTIIDSHVTTLITAFALFLFGTGPVKGFAVTLSLGVIFNLVTALTGTRVVYDWMTQRWNLKTLSI; encoded by the coding sequence ATGAAAAAAACCGTAAGATGGAAGATCTTCTCCCTTCTGCTGGTGACGGTGATAGCCGGCTACTATCTCTTTCCCACGCTATCAGGCCGGTCGTCACTCCCTTCGCTATTGCCTCCGTTGCTTCCGCGGGCTGAACGGCTCAATCTTGGGCTCGATCTACAGGGGGGGATGCACCTGGTCCTTGAGGTTGTCACCGAGAAGGCAGTAGAAAACACCGTTGACCGGCTGATTACCGAATTGCGCCGGGAAATCGAGAAGGAAAAGATCGCAGTCGAGCAGATGACCCGCGAGGGGATCGACCGTATCAGAATCAGGCTTCAGGCGAAGGAAGGTATGGATGGCTTGCGCCGTATCCTGAAGAGCTATAGTAACCTGCAACAGTCCGGCGGGGCTGATCCGGCTGAACTCAGCCTGAGCCTTACATCGAGTGAAATAAAGCGGATCCAGGAATCCACTATTCAACAGAGCCTGGAAACCATCCGGAATCGCGTCGATCAGTTTGGCGTGGCCGAGCCTCACATCATACAGGAAGGGGACCGACGGATCATAGTCCAGCTTCCAGGCATCAAGGAGCCGCAGCGGGCGATCAATCTGATCGGCAAGACCGCCCTTCTGGAGTTTAAGATGGTGGCGGAGGATGCCAATATTGCTGAGGCTGTGGCGGGAAAGGTCCCGGAGGGCGGCGAGCTTCTCTATATACGCCGTACGGAGGAGGGGGAAAATGTGAGTAAAACCCCCCTTGTCGTGCAGAAGCGAGCCGTCCTGACGGGTGATCTGCTCACCTCGGCTCAGGTACAGATCGAGGGCCAGACCAATCAGCCGGTGGTCTCGATCGCATTTGATCGGGAGGGTACCCGCCTCTTTGGCGAGGCCACGGCGGCCAACGTCGGCCGACGCATGGCCATCGTTCTGGATGACACCATCTATTCGGCGCCGGTCATCAGGGAGAAGATCCCCGGCGGCAAGGCCCAGATCTCCGGTAGCTTCACCATGGAGGAGGCCAGAGATCTGGCGATCGTGCTGCGTGCCGGCGCGCTTCCCGCGCCCGTCAACATCATTTCGAATCTGACGGTTGGTCCATCGTTGGGCCAGGACTCCATCGAAAAGGGTATGCGGGCCGCGATTTTAGGCGGCGCCCTCGTCATTGTCTTCATGGCGGTCTACTACAGGTTGTCCGGGGTCATCGCCAACTTTGCGCTGCTCTTAAATCTCATCTGGCTGGTGGGGGCCTTGGCCAGCCTCAGGGCCACGCTGACGCTCCCCGGCATTGCGGGCATCATCCTTGGAATCGGGATGGCGGTGGACTCGAACGTGCTGATCCTGGAGCGGATCCGTGAAGAACTCCGATTGGGGAAGGGGGTCCGGTCGGCCATTGACGGGGGCTACGACAAAGCCTTCCTCACCATTATCGACTCCCATGTGACGACGTTGATTACCGCGTTTGCGTTGTTTTTGTTCGGGACGGGGCCGGTGAAAGGCTTCGCGGTCACCCTGAGCCTCGGGGTAATTTTCAACCTGGTGACGGCATTGACGGGGACCAGGGTAGTCTACGACTGGATGACCCAGCGGTGGAACCTGAAAACCCTTAGCATCTAA
- a CDS encoding aminotransferase class I/II-fold pyridoxal phosphate-dependent enzyme: MVPERQYKTPLFDAMVNLAESRKISFHTPGHKSGKGISTRFRKFVGPKIFTIDLTTLDEVDCLQRPVGVIKEAQELAAEAYGADHSFFLINGTTGGNHAMILSTASPGDEILIARNAHKSILTGIILSGATPRFFLPAFDQDLGMLLNVTVEGVERAMAQYPKAKVLSLTSPNYYGVAADLRAIVSLAKRRGILVLVDEAHGPHLHFHQGLPTSALDAGADLCVQSTHKILGGMTQSSMLHLKGRDIDYPRVVKLLLLLQSTSPSYILMASLDLARMQMATEGEKLLGKAIDLAQDARCRINRISGLSCFSEADLRGSDFFLDVTKLTICVKGLGLSGFEASAILNTEFGIQVEMADLCNILVIVSIGDRRDDLDQLVAALDSLAGRGTRPRDRRAVPSLLPPLGQQFHLSPRDAFFAPSEYLPLTKAKGRTSADIVTIYPPGVPVLVPGEEVGSSAIDYLRSLASHGARIDGVLELDEPQIRVLRD, encoded by the coding sequence ATGGTTCCTGAGCGACAGTACAAGACGCCCCTCTTCGACGCGATGGTCAACCTCGCGGAGAGTCGAAAGATCTCGTTCCATACCCCGGGGCACAAGAGCGGCAAGGGTATCTCTACGCGCTTTCGAAAGTTCGTCGGCCCTAAGATCTTTACCATTGACCTGACAACGCTTGATGAAGTCGATTGCCTGCAACGGCCGGTGGGGGTCATTAAGGAGGCCCAGGAGTTGGCCGCCGAGGCGTATGGAGCTGATCACTCCTTCTTCCTGATCAACGGGACCACCGGTGGTAACCATGCGATGATTCTGTCTACCGCCAGTCCTGGGGACGAGATTCTCATCGCAAGGAATGCCCATAAATCGATCTTGACCGGGATTATCCTCAGCGGCGCGACACCGCGGTTCTTCCTGCCGGCCTTCGATCAGGATTTGGGCATGCTGTTAAACGTGACGGTTGAAGGGGTGGAACGCGCTATGGCGCAGTATCCAAAAGCGAAGGTCCTCTCCCTCACCAGCCCCAATTACTACGGGGTGGCAGCAGACTTGCGCGCCATCGTCTCCCTCGCCAAGCGCCGGGGAATCCTGGTCCTGGTGGATGAGGCCCACGGTCCCCACCTCCATTTTCACCAGGGGCTGCCCACGTCGGCGCTCGACGCTGGAGCCGATCTCTGCGTTCAGTCCACCCATAAGATCCTGGGGGGGATGACCCAGTCCTCCATGCTGCACCTGAAAGGTCGAGATATCGATTACCCCAGGGTTGTGAAGCTGTTACTTCTCCTTCAGAGCACCAGCCCCTCCTACATTCTGATGGCCTCGTTGGATCTGGCCAGAATGCAGATGGCGACCGAAGGAGAGAAGCTCTTAGGCAAAGCGATCGATCTGGCGCAAGACGCGAGATGTCGCATCAATCGGATCTCTGGCCTGTCCTGTTTTAGCGAGGCTGATCTGCGCGGCAGTGATTTCTTCCTGGATGTGACGAAACTTACCATCTGCGTCAAGGGGCTCGGCCTCAGCGGGTTCGAGGCCTCTGCCATCCTGAATACCGAGTTCGGCATCCAGGTGGAGATGGCCGATCTGTGTAATATCCTGGTGATCGTCAGTATCGGGGACAGAAGGGATGACTTGGATCAACTGGTAGCGGCGCTGGACAGCTTGGCGGGGCGCGGCACCCGCCCCCGGGATCGGCGAGCCGTCCCCTCCCTGCTTCCGCCACTGGGTCAACAGTTCCATCTGTCTCCACGGGACGCCTTCTTTGCCCCCTCGGAATATCTGCCGCTGACGAAGGCGAAGGGGCGAACCAGCGCTGATATTGTGACCATCTACCCCCCCGGCGTGCCTGTCCTTGTGCCCGGCGAAGAGGTGGGATCTTCGGCGATCGACTACCTGCGCTCGCTCGCCTCTCATGGCGCAAGGATCGACGGGGTCCTGGAATTGGATGAACCGCAAATTCGCGTCCTGCGCGATTGA